The following coding sequences are from one Triticum urartu cultivar G1812 unplaced genomic scaffold, Tu2.1 TuUngrouped_contig_5984, whole genome shotgun sequence window:
- the LOC125529970 gene encoding 2'-deoxymugineic-acid 2'-dioxygenase-like — MAKLLSSASSHELLAPPPAVSLPVVDLSLSHDEVRRAILDAGKELGFFLVVNHGVPEHAMRDMEAVCEEFFRLPVLDVAPFYSDDRRKPNRLFSGTTFNTGGDKYWLDCLRLASTFPVGDSKNHWPDKPQSLREVVETFFLLTRGVGMELLRLLSEGMGLHPDYFDGALSCGDTTISLNHYPRCSDSSLALGLPPHCDRNLITLLLPGVVPGLQVSYKGDWINVEPMPNAFVVNFGLQLEVVTNGVLKSIEHRVMTNSVMPRMSVAVFIEPDADCLIGPSEEFIGEGNPMRYRSLTYREFLRVHNVVKLGSSLNLTTNLSNSQQTQDKNT, encoded by the exons ATGGCCAAACTGCTCTCCTCCGCCTCGTCCCACGAGCTTCTCGCCCCGCCACCGGCCGTCTCCCTCCCCGTTGTCGACCTCTCCCTCAGTCACGATGAGGTCCGCCGCGCCATTCTCGACGCCGGCAAGGAGCTGGGCTTCTTCCTG GTGGTCAACCACGGCGTTCCTGAGCATGCGATGCGGGACATGGAGGCGGTGTGCGAGGAGTTCTTCCGCCTCCCGGTGCTGGACGTGGCACCCTTCTACTCGGACGACAGACGCAAGCCCAACCGGCTTTTCTCTGGCACCACCTTCAACACCGGCGGCGACAAGTACTGGCTGGACTGCCTCCGCCTTGCCTCCACCTTCCCCGTGGGAGACAGCAAGAATCACTGGCCCGATAAGCCCCAAAGCCTTCG AGAAGTTGTCGAGACGTTCTTCCTGTTGACAAGAGGTGTGGGCATGGAGCTACTGCGGCTTCTGAGCGAGGGCATGGGGCTCCACCCTGACTACTTCGATGGGGCCCTCAGCTGCGGTGATACCACCATCTCCCTCAACCATTACCCAAGGTGCTCGGACTCGAGCCTCGCGCTCGGGCTACCGCCACACTGCGATCGGAACCTCATCACCCTACTCCTACCTGGTGTAGTCCCCGGTCTCCAAGTCTCCTACAAGGGTGATTGGATTAACGTGGAGCCTATGCCAAATGCCTTTGTCGTCAACTTCGGCTTGCAACTTGAG GTCGTAACCAACGGGGTGCTGAAGAGCATAGAGCACCGGGTGATGACTAACTCAGTGATGCCACGAATGTCGGTGGCGGTTTTCATCGAGCCGGATGCGGACTGCCTCATCGGGCCCTCGGAGGAGTTCATTGGTGAAGGAAACCCCATGCGCTACCGTTCCCTCACATACCGTGAGTTCTTGCGCGTCCACAATGTTGTAAAGCTGGGCTCATCGCTCAATCTTACAACCAATCTCAGCAACTCTCAACAAACACAAGACAAAAATACATGA